From a region of the Pirellulales bacterium genome:
- the typA gene encoding translational GTPase TypA translates to MRRNDIRNIAIIAHVDHGKTTLVDCLLRQSGEFRASQLVGERILDSNDLEKERGITILAKNIAIPYEGTKVNLIDTPGHADFGGEVERVLRMADGALVLVDAAEGPMPQTRFVLSKALEFRLKPLVIINKVDRPDARPREVVDETFELFLELGADDELADFPYIFTSARNGYASHDPQVREGTMKPLLDMVLEHVPGPEIDEAPLQMLVTTLDWSEYVGRIAVGRIYSGHIRCGQQVALMQADDNVVQGKVVALHVFSNLGRVEVEEAGAGDIVAVVGLEQVEIGDTISDPIERNSLPRVEVDQPTLEMIFSVNSSPLAGRDGRYLTSRHLRDRLTKELQRNVALRVRQVEGSDAFAVSGRGLLHLSVLIETMRREGFEMSIGKPRVITRQRNGQTEEPYETLVVEVPPDRLGPVMEMVGARRGQLIEMGTRGELSHVTFSIPARGLIGLRTRLLNATQGTAVMHHRFEAYRAISGDVPGRANGVLVSMSPGKAVAFGLDGLQERAEMFIAPGEEVYEGMIVGENSRTGDMPVNPTKEKKLTNMRASGSDRNIILKPPRVLSLEEALEYIEDDELVEVTPSIIRLRKLLLLETDRRRAARQRA, encoded by the coding sequence ATGCGACGCAACGACATTCGTAATATCGCCATCATCGCCCACGTCGACCACGGCAAGACGACGCTCGTCGATTGCCTGCTGCGTCAAAGCGGAGAGTTCCGCGCCAGCCAGTTGGTCGGGGAACGAATCCTCGATTCGAACGATCTGGAAAAAGAACGTGGCATCACGATTCTGGCCAAGAATATCGCGATTCCCTACGAGGGAACGAAGGTTAACCTGATCGACACGCCCGGTCACGCCGACTTCGGCGGTGAAGTCGAACGTGTACTACGGATGGCCGACGGTGCGCTGGTGCTGGTCGACGCCGCCGAAGGGCCAATGCCGCAAACGCGATTCGTGCTGTCGAAGGCGCTCGAGTTTCGCTTGAAGCCGCTAGTGATCATCAACAAGGTCGATCGCCCGGACGCTCGGCCGCGCGAAGTCGTGGACGAAACGTTCGAACTTTTTCTCGAGCTAGGTGCGGACGACGAGTTGGCCGATTTTCCGTACATTTTCACCAGCGCCCGCAACGGTTATGCCTCGCACGATCCGCAAGTGCGCGAGGGGACGATGAAGCCGCTGTTGGACATGGTGCTGGAGCACGTTCCCGGTCCCGAAATCGACGAAGCACCGCTGCAGATGTTGGTCACTACGCTCGACTGGTCCGAGTACGTCGGCCGAATCGCTGTGGGGCGCATTTACTCGGGACATATTCGGTGCGGCCAACAAGTCGCGCTGATGCAGGCCGACGATAATGTCGTGCAAGGCAAGGTCGTGGCTTTGCATGTCTTCAGCAACCTGGGACGTGTCGAAGTCGAGGAAGCGGGTGCCGGCGACATCGTGGCCGTGGTCGGTCTGGAGCAGGTCGAAATCGGCGACACGATCAGCGATCCCATCGAGCGCAACTCGCTGCCGCGCGTCGAAGTCGATCAGCCGACCCTGGAAATGATCTTCTCGGTCAACAGCTCGCCTTTGGCGGGGCGTGACGGGCGGTATCTAACCAGCCGGCACTTGCGCGATCGTCTGACGAAAGAACTGCAGCGCAACGTAGCTTTGCGTGTCCGCCAGGTGGAAGGAAGTGACGCATTCGCGGTCAGCGGACGCGGTCTGTTGCACCTGTCGGTGCTGATCGAGACCATGCGCCGCGAAGGTTTCGAAATGTCGATCGGTAAGCCGCGCGTCATCACCCGGCAGCGCAATGGCCAGACCGAAGAGCCGTACGAGACGCTGGTCGTAGAAGTTCCGCCCGATCGCCTAGGGCCCGTCATGGAGATGGTTGGCGCGCGGCGCGGACAGTTGATCGAAATGGGGACGCGTGGCGAGCTGTCGCACGTCACGTTCTCGATCCCGGCCCGCGGACTGATCGGCCTGCGAACGCGACTGCTGAATGCCACGCAGGGCACGGCCGTCATGCATCATCGCTTCGAGGCGTATCGCGCGATCTCGGGCGACGTACCAGGCCGGGCTAACGGCGTGCTGGTATCGATGTCGCCGGGCAAGGCCGTGGCCTTCGGACTCGACGGTCTGCAGGAACGGGCCGAAATGTTCATCGCTCCGGGCGAAGAAGTGTACGAGGGCATGATCGTCGGCGAGAACAGCCGCACCGGCGACATGCCGGTCAATCCGACGAAGGAAAAGAAGCTCACTAATATGCGTGCGTCGGGGAGCGATCGGAACATCATCCTCAAGCCGCCACGCGTCTTGTCGCTCGAAGAGGCGCTCGAATACATCGAGGACGACGAGCTCGTCGAAGTAACGCCTTCGATCATCCGCCTGCGCAAGTTGCTGCTGCTGGAAACCGATCGCCGCCGCGCCGCGCGTCAAAGAGCCTAG
- a CDS encoding acyl-CoA thioesterase: MPAIFEHHLTVTPEHIDRLGHVNNLEYLRWALAAAIAHSAAQGWPTEAYEKLGAGFVVRSHEIKYLQSAFEGDEVVVRTWVSDFRRLSCMRRYKIIRRKDDVVLATAATEWAFVKFAGFSLARIPPEVAGAFEIVRDVEESPRSRRGTEEKK, from the coding sequence ATGCCCGCCATCTTCGAACATCATCTGACCGTCACGCCCGAGCATATCGATCGGCTGGGGCACGTGAACAACCTGGAATATTTGCGCTGGGCGCTGGCCGCGGCGATCGCGCATTCGGCCGCGCAAGGTTGGCCCACCGAGGCGTACGAAAAGCTCGGCGCCGGCTTTGTCGTGCGGTCGCACGAGATCAAGTATTTGCAATCGGCCTTCGAGGGGGACGAAGTCGTGGTGCGCACCTGGGTGTCCGATTTCCGCCGGTTGTCGTGCATGCGACGCTACAAAATCATCCGCCGCAAGGACGACGTCGTGCTGGCCACGGCCGCCACGGAATGGGCGTTCGTCAAGTTCGCCGGCTTCTCGCTGGCCCGCATTCCGCCCGAAGTGGCCGGCGCGTTCGAGATCGTCCGAGATGTAGAGGAATCACCACGCAGCCGCAGAGGCACGGAGGAAAAGAAGTAG
- a CDS encoding glycosyltransferase, which translates to MKTRVVVLSASVGAGHLRAAEAVELALKQIAPDIEVQNRDVLDFTNAVFRRMYSNAYLDLVNYFPHFVGYFYDWLEGDGEVRPRTRDRLRQAVQKLNLRAFERFLQDEQWSLVINTHFLPAELISTLRTSGKLNQPQVTVCTDFDTHRLWVNQPTDRYFCATDEGSLHLQHYGVPAADIDVTGIPIHPVFAEPADRARCLAQQGLVGDRPILLQLCGGFGVGPVEAVFRSLLAVEKPAEVVVVCGRNAELKETLEKIEPSARHRVKILGLTREIDQLMACADLVVTKPGGLTTSECLARGLPMVIVNPIPGQESRNSDFLLESGAGVKVNHVCTLTAKLNELLHDTDRLARLRAAAKSLGHPAAAFEVARRSLAVIGVRSATPAHC; encoded by the coding sequence ATGAAAACGCGCGTCGTGGTCTTATCCGCGTCGGTCGGCGCTGGTCATCTGCGCGCGGCCGAAGCGGTCGAGCTGGCACTGAAGCAAATCGCGCCCGACATCGAGGTGCAAAATCGCGACGTGCTCGACTTTACCAATGCCGTGTTTCGTCGGATGTACAGCAATGCCTACCTTGACTTGGTGAACTACTTTCCGCACTTCGTCGGTTATTTCTATGACTGGCTGGAAGGGGATGGTGAGGTGCGGCCCCGAACGCGCGATCGATTGCGGCAGGCGGTGCAGAAATTGAACCTGCGCGCTTTCGAGCGGTTCTTGCAGGACGAACAGTGGAGCCTGGTGATCAACACCCACTTCCTGCCCGCCGAATTGATTTCGACCCTGCGCACAAGCGGCAAGCTGAACCAACCGCAGGTCACGGTATGTACTGATTTCGACACGCATCGTTTGTGGGTCAATCAGCCCACGGATCGATACTTCTGCGCCACGGACGAAGGTTCGCTGCACCTGCAGCACTACGGTGTGCCGGCCGCGGACATCGACGTCACGGGGATTCCGATTCATCCGGTATTCGCCGAACCTGCAGATCGAGCCCGGTGTCTGGCGCAGCAGGGGCTCGTGGGCGACCGGCCGATCTTGCTGCAACTGTGCGGCGGCTTCGGCGTCGGTCCGGTCGAAGCCGTTTTTCGCAGCCTGCTGGCCGTGGAGAAACCGGCCGAGGTGGTGGTCGTCTGCGGGCGTAACGCCGAATTGAAGGAAACTCTGGAAAAGATTGAGCCCTCGGCGCGTCACCGCGTGAAGATCCTGGGGCTGACGCGCGAGATCGATCAATTAATGGCGTGCGCAGATCTGGTCGTTACGAAGCCGGGTGGGCTGACGACCTCGGAGTGTCTGGCACGGGGATTGCCCATGGTGATCGTGAATCCAATTCCCGGCCAGGAGAGTCGCAACAGCGACTTTTTGCTTGAAAGCGGTGCAGGTGTGAAGGTGAATCACGTCTGCACGCTGACGGCGAAGCTCAACGAACTTTTGCACGACACGGACCGGCTCGCCCGGCTGCGCGCCGCGGCGAAGTCGCTTGGGCATCCGGCCGCCGCGTTCGAGGTTGCCCGCCGCAGCCTGGCCGTGATCGGCGTCCGGTCGGCAACTCCGGCACATTGTTGA
- a CDS encoding MFS transporter, translating into MSNTTDHDTPPPAPGQKLPANVKLLGVTSLVNDIASEMIYPLLPDLLRGIMAASYEQVALAIGVIEGIAEAISSILKLFAGSWSDRTGRRKGWIVTGYAMAAASRPLLGLAVLPWQVLACRVGDRFGKGIRTSARDAVIAESTPPATRGWAFGFHRAMDHLGAAIGPVLATLFLWQWPEHLQTLFLLTIIPGIVVVAILIFGLREPPRGDTAAQPFVWSLAPLSGNFRLYLVSLFAFTLGNSSDLFLLSRSGQLGVREELLPIMWFTFHVAKSAGNLIVGRLVERLGARRLIVAGWVAYAAVYLGFALASEAWHAWALFMSYAVFYALTEPPEKTLVAQLVPGERKGLAYGWYNFAIGIAALPASVLFGYLYKDFGALTAFSTGAGLALVAAVLLLGVKTPAVA; encoded by the coding sequence GTGAGCAATACCACGGACCACGATACGCCGCCGCCAGCACCAGGCCAGAAGCTGCCCGCCAACGTCAAGCTGTTGGGCGTGACTAGCCTGGTGAATGACATTGCCAGCGAGATGATCTATCCGCTGCTCCCCGATTTGTTGCGCGGCATCATGGCCGCCAGCTACGAGCAAGTGGCGCTGGCGATCGGTGTGATCGAGGGGATCGCCGAGGCAATATCGAGCATCTTGAAGCTGTTCGCCGGCAGTTGGTCGGACCGCACCGGCCGGCGCAAGGGTTGGATCGTTACTGGCTATGCGATGGCTGCCGCGTCCCGGCCGCTGTTGGGATTGGCCGTGCTTCCCTGGCAAGTGTTGGCCTGCCGGGTCGGCGACCGCTTCGGCAAGGGAATTCGCACGAGCGCCCGCGACGCCGTGATTGCCGAAAGCACGCCCCCCGCGACGCGCGGTTGGGCCTTTGGCTTTCATCGCGCGATGGATCACTTGGGGGCCGCGATCGGACCTGTGCTGGCCACGCTGTTTCTGTGGCAATGGCCCGAACATTTGCAGACGCTGTTTCTGCTGACGATCATACCTGGCATCGTGGTCGTGGCGATCTTGATCTTCGGTCTGCGCGAACCGCCGCGCGGCGACACGGCCGCGCAACCTTTTGTGTGGTCGCTCGCGCCGCTCAGTGGAAATTTTCGACTGTATCTCGTCTCACTATTTGCTTTCACGCTGGGCAACTCGAGCGATTTGTTTCTGCTGTCGCGCAGCGGACAGCTCGGCGTGCGCGAAGAGCTGCTGCCGATTATGTGGTTCACGTTTCACGTGGCCAAAAGCGCCGGCAACTTGATCGTGGGGCGGCTGGTCGAGCGCTTGGGCGCGCGCCGCTTGATCGTCGCCGGTTGGGTCGCCTACGCTGCCGTGTATTTAGGCTTTGCGCTGGCCAGCGAGGCGTGGCACGCGTGGGCGCTCTTCATGTCGTACGCTGTCTTCTACGCGCTGACCGAACCGCCTGAGAAAACGCTCGTCGCGCAGCTCGTGCCGGGGGAGCGCAAGGGGCTGGCCTATGGCTGGTACAACTTCGCCATCGGCATCGCTGCGCTGCCGGCCAGCGTGCTGTTTGGGTATCTGTACAAAGATTTCGGCGCCTTGACCGCCTTCAGCACCGGCGCCGGTCTGGCGCTAGTGGCGGCTGTCTTACTGCTGGGAGTAAAGACTCCGGCCGTGGCGTAG